Within Cercospora beticola chromosome 6, complete sequence, the genomic segment CGGGAATTGCAATCAGGAAGCTCTGCAACAACTGATGAATTGTTCTAGAACGCCATGCACGAAGCAAATGACACCACTTACTTCAACCTACAAGGTGCATTGCTGTACAGTCCGGCTGTTGTATGGTCTTCAGTATCACAGCTCATTCCATCTGTACCTTTCGTCGATCATTGGGCTCCGGTGTTTAACCTGAACGAGACTTTCATGACCTCTATACGCAATGCTTCGGAAGCTTGCGGCCACAGAGAGTGGATGGAGACTCACTTGACCTTCCCACCTCCTCAAGGACCTTTTGGCACACCTCCAGACGGACTTGAGTATCGCGATGGGTGTGACACGTGGTCTGCGATCCTCGATGCCACCATGCTGGCCAACCCGTGCTTCAACTCTTACCATGTTACCGACGCATGCCCGATCTTGTACGACCCACTCGGTTTTCCATACACGTTTCAGTACGTTGCGCCAGGAGCACAGGTGTACTTCAATCGCAGCGATGTGCAGCGGGCCATCAACGCTCCCGACATCAGCTGGTCGACTTGTCGAACGGATGTTCTGACGAGTGATGCCAGTGAATGGCCATCGCTTGCCGACGCAGGCGTCGATCAGGCTCCGCTCGCAGCTATGATCGAAAAGAATAACCGCACAATCATAGTGGCAGGCGACTCGGATTTCCAGTTCGCTCCCAATGGTACCTTGATGGCGATCCAGAATATGACGTGGAACGGAGCGCAAGGTTTTCAGAGCAGGCCGTCTAAGCTTTTTGTGGTGCCGTACTTTGACCAGGACATCTGCGACAGCAGCTCGCTGGGAAGTGAGCAATGCGGTGATCTCAATTTTGCGGGCGCTGGCGTATTGGGCAAGACGCACTCTGAGCGTGGGTTGACATGGGTGGAACAAACGGGTGCTGGACATGCTGTGCCACAGTATAATGGAGCTGCAGCGTATCGCCATCTAGAGTTCCTACTTGGTCGGGTACCGTCTTTGGAGGAACGATAGATGTTGAGATCATACTGGAAGGCAGAGGCTGCAGGCGATCATATCGTACGTCCTTGGTCTCAAGATTGCCGCACCAACTTCCAGGTCTGGTCAATTGTTCTACAGCCCTGAATTGCGGGCGTGGCGCCAACCGCCAGCTCTGGATCGCCTCGGATCCCACCTTGAGTTCTGGAAAAGGAAAATCGTGCATCAAACTGCCAGGGCACAGCGCATTCGGGCTCTCTCAAGTGCGTCGTATGATATGCAGCGTGGCGCATCGGTCAGCAGCCTTGTACAACACGGACCGACGTAAAAGACTCGTTGCCTGCTAGGCCATGTAGCTCATCATCTGCGCTCGAATCGTCGACACCATGCCCTCCTCTGAGAAGTCTATTTATATGCTTGTAACGCCAGATCCGTGGCACCAGCTCGACTACCACGTGGTACTCAAATACGCTTCGCGACACTTCAGCCGGCGGCTGACCTTCATCTTAGTATCAGGGCCAGAAGGGTTTTGAGGTCAAGATCGGTGACGGAAAACGAGACTACTCCTCGCATAAAACACATTTTCTGTAAGAGCTTCTGACTTCAGGCACCTGCTTAGGCCAAGTACTGATCATCTATACCTGTAGCCAGGTGGCTAACACCAACGACTGCCCTGGCTACATACAAGATTTCGATGCGAAGGGCAAGGACAGGAGACAGTTCGGGAAAATCCTCGAAAGGGTGTGTTTCAAGGAGTATGCGCTACGTAAGAATCAGTCAACTCGTGTCTAAGGCAGCAAAAGCTAATGCAGATCAACTAGGCGACTGCTTCGGGGGCCAAAATACCGAGTTCTACCACATTACTGTTGATGGGACTACTTATACGATTGAGCAACTGCGCAAAGATCTGCAGGAAGCTACGGTCAATTTCGAGAAAGCATGGTTCCGTCCAAAGTACATCTCACCTGAGGTTGATCGGTTCTATGAGGCAATGCGTCGCATTCAGCAGAACTGTAACGTAGAGTAGGAGCCTCTCGGCACGAATCCGTGAGATGTCAGAGACGAGTGTTCTTTGATCAAGCATGATCCCGGGAGTAGTCTGTGGCCATACTTACACTTCGATACCACAAAAATCGTTATCTCAGTGCGCATATAGAAACAAATGGTGCCCTGTTTGTTCGCCCGTGCCTCACCTCAAGCGTCATCGTCGACACGGTTTGGGTTCAATCAAGAGAATGAACGAGGGCATCTTGTGATCCAGGTCGAGAAATCTGAGAAGCTTCAGCGACGGGCCTTGCGGGCCTGTTTCATCGCTAAGCGAATGTAGCCCAGTTCGAGATCAACAGCATCTGTCTAATGCGCACGCACGCCAACCAGAGCATGCAGGACATGAGCAAGCTAGTGTGTCAAGTTGAATATTCCAGCTACCTGACCTTAGATGCTGACATTGTCATACAGGAAGTATGATCTTTAATGACGATATGCTCTACGTGGGCAAGCCATCGTCTCATGTAGATGGTCCTCACACTGTATCTCGACATCTCTTCCTAATGCCAAATACAGATGCGATCGAGCCCACGATCCACCACGCAAGAAGAACCTGCAGAGCCACTCCCCAACCGGCGCCACAACCCGACCAAGCACGAATGAGCAACATCAATGCACTATGGTTGGGAGCGGCGTAACCCACGCGATGAAAAAGCCGGTATGAGTTCCATCGGCTGTGCAGTGCTGGCTATATTGAAGACGAGCCAGGCAAAGATAAACGGCGACAACCATCGCATATCGACGTATGACCCGAGCAATGTTTCAAAGAATAGCCAGTTGACATCTAGTAGAAGCCAATAGATCGCTGCAGTCCTGAAGAAGCCAGCAGCAGGGCTCACGTCCCAATTGTCTCGAAATGTGATGATATAGCCTGCGATTACAAAGGCGGACAAGAGCGTGAAGCATTTGCCAATGAGGAACCGTATCATCCAGACATCGAGAATCCGTACATGTGCGTGCAGCTGGAAGTTCTGACAGAGGGTATTGAGAGTGATGATCAGGAACAACTGCAGCAGAACCGGGAAGACGAAGTTGACTGTTGTGATGTAGACATCACTCACCAGACGAGTGGCGGCTATGGGTTCCATTTTCAACTTCGACCCATGGAATGGACTCGTGGCGACGATGGTGATATTGGATCGTCTCGCGCTGTGAAGCATTTCTGCCTCGTAGGCCGTCTGCGCAGCATCCATTATATCTTTTGCAGATGCAATAAGGATCTCGGCGGCTTCTGGCCAGCGGGTTCCATTGTATATGAAACTGAGGTAGGCGAATTCTCGACTGAAGTGCTGTTGTGTTCGTACATTGCCACCCAGTATTTCGCCTGGCAGACGGACTGGCGAACTTCTGCAATGGTGACATATTCCTCTGGACTGCGTTTGATAATTGTCGGGAATGAATCTTTACGCAGGTCTTGATATGCGCTCTCCAACGCGGAGCTGATATTGCCTGAGTCTTGATGCACAGCGAGGATGTCGAGATTGTGCCATCGGTTCTCATCCTTGATGGTGCTTCCGCACAAGTAGCTCATGCTTGCGATTGTACCGAGTAGGTAGATGATTGCAGAAACCAGAGCGGCTTTGATGAAGATTTTGCGTTTGGCTGCCAAAGCTGCGGTACGAAACGGGATTCTCGACTCCGAGGCCATGATTGTGCTTGTAGCTCAGCCGGTGTGGAGAGTGGCCAGGTCTTTCGAGCGCGAACTCACTCAGTCTTCACTATCTAGCATTCTTTAGACACACTTGAGATCAAAGTCAGAAAGCTCACGTATACATGCCGTGTACATCGTTGCTATTTGGGGACCAACAAGTCTTGCACGCTGCTCGATTGATTGTGTTTAGTGATATCCGTCCGGGGTGCTGTCAGTACCATGCCACGCCTCGCTTTCGAACCGA encodes:
- a CDS encoding uncharacterized protein (MEROPS:MER0001944), whose product is MLLNTAAVVCFCSQVALVSGASGPNGWSRKYQKRQFRPEHQGPSRLRDRADQIVPVNTNTSRFVVDGTALPDVDFDIGQAFAGQLPISQEANETRKLYFFFSPSSDPAASDEITIWLNGGPGCSSLAGFLQENGPLSWKYGTYKPVPNKFSWNKLTNMVWLDQPLGTGFSNSEPTDQSEEDVARNLMGWLRNFIDTFGFHGRKIYLTGESYAGFYISYTANAMHEANDTTYFNLQGALLYSPAVVWSSVSQLIPSVPFVDHWAPVFNLNETFMTSIRNASEACGHREWMETHLTFPPPQGPFGTPPDGLEYRDGCDTWSAILDATMLANPCFNSYHVTDACPILYDPLGFPYTFQYVAPGAQVYFNRSDVQRAINAPDISWSTCRTDVLTSDASEWPSLADAGVDQAPLAAMIEKNNRTIIVAGDSDFQFAPNGTLMAIQNMTWNGAQGFQSRPSKLFVVPYFDQDICDSSSLGSEQCGDLNFAGAGVLGKTHSERGLTWVEQTGAGHAVPQYNGAAAYRHLEFLLGRVPSLEER